One Kribbella sp. NBC_00662 genomic region harbors:
- the lipB gene encoding lipoyl(octanoyl) transferase LipB, with product MQRVELGEVEYDVAAKDMRGWVEERIEGKAEDRLFLLSHPPVITYGPRTSPDDLPAGTPAIAVDRGGFATYHGPGQLVGYLVIDLKQRGPVDIVRWVENGLIDALGSLGFPLVRRDTPKGASSLVGVWTEDGRKLCSIGMRIRRGVTSHGFSVNVDPDMTVFHTFTSCGLHDVTMTSLAELAAERGVPTPTDAAVRDAIANSLGAR from the coding sequence ATGCAGCGAGTTGAGCTGGGTGAGGTCGAGTACGACGTCGCGGCGAAGGACATGCGCGGCTGGGTCGAGGAGCGGATCGAGGGCAAGGCCGAGGACCGCCTGTTCCTGTTGAGTCATCCGCCCGTCATCACCTACGGTCCGCGGACGTCGCCCGACGATCTGCCCGCCGGTACTCCGGCCATCGCGGTGGATCGCGGCGGCTTCGCGACGTACCACGGACCGGGCCAGCTGGTCGGCTACCTGGTCATCGACCTGAAGCAGCGCGGCCCGGTCGACATCGTCCGCTGGGTCGAGAACGGCCTGATCGACGCACTCGGTTCGCTCGGCTTCCCGCTGGTACGCCGGGACACGCCGAAGGGCGCGAGCAGCCTGGTCGGGGTCTGGACCGAGGACGGCCGCAAGCTCTGCTCGATCGGGATGCGGATCCGGCGCGGCGTCACCAGTCACGGCTTCTCGGTCAACGTCGATCCCGACATGACCGTGTTTCACACGTTCACGAGTTGCGGGCTGCACGACGTCACGATGACCTCGCTGGCCGAGCTCGCGGCCGAACGCGGCGTACCCACGCCGACCGACGCCGCCGTACGTGACGCGATCGCGAACTCCCTGGGAGCCCGATAA